A DNA window from Methanococcus voltae PS contains the following coding sequences:
- a CDS encoding pyruvate kinase alpha/beta domain-containing protein — MYFEQPGVENTEETLKCTIDRLKEDESLNDVVLASTTGTTALKLIDMINNSGINRKINVVAVTYHQGFSDEDVNPMTEETENELKSNGAKVVRATHALSGVERGISKKFGGYGPVEIIAETLRTFGQGLKVAYEVTVMAADSGYISTKKDIIALGGSSKGSDCAIIIKPANMNNFFEISLKEIICKPKNKKKTI, encoded by the coding sequence ATGTATTTTGAACAACCCGGTGTAGAAAACACGGAAGAAACTTTAAAATGTACAATAGATAGATTGAAAGAAGATGAGTCCCTTAATGACGTTGTATTGGCATCTACAACAGGTACGACAGCTTTGAAGTTAATAGATATGATAAATAACTCAGGAATTAATAGAAAAATAAATGTAGTTGCAGTAACATATCACCAGGGATTTTCTGATGAAGATGTTAACCCAATGACTGAAGAAACAGAAAACGAGTTAAAAAGTAATGGTGCAAAAGTAGTAAGGGCTACGCACGCTTTGAGTGGTGTTGAAAGGGGCATTTCCAAAAAATTTGGTGGATATGGCCCTGTGGAGATAATAGCAGAAACTTTAAGGACTTTTGGACAAGGTTTGAAAGTAGCATACGAAGTAACGGTTATGGCTGCTGATTCTGGTTACATATCAACTAAAAAGGATATAATTGCATTGGGTGGCTCAAGCAAGGGTTCAGACTGTGCAATAATTATAAAACCTGCAAATATGAATAACTTTTTTGAAATTTCGTTAAAAGAAATAATTTGTAAGCCCAAAAATAAAAAGAAAACTATATAA
- the sepS gene encoding O-phosphoserine--tRNA ligase, which produces MANERNNKNNKNNKNAPSNGRFDKAEVLKMAEQDFEKAWKETKDLIKPKRISNRYPRLKPTYGKTHPINDTIESLRQAYLRMGFEEYMNPVIVDEKDIYKQFGPEAMAVLDRCFYLAGLPRPDVGLSDEKIKAIKNLGIDLDKAVKTADTKSTKNKTLTGKEALQNILHGYKKGTLDGDDLVLEISSALEISSEMGLKILDDVFPEFKELKAVASSLTLRSHMTSGWFLTVSDLVKKRNTPFKLFSIDRCFRREQKEDKSHLMTYHSASCAIVGEDIDINDGKLIAESLLSQFGFTNFKFIPDDKKSKYYTPETQTEVYAYHEELGEWIEVATFGIYSPIALSKYGIDVPVMNLGLGVERLAMIKGKFTDVREMVYPQFYEYKLSDRDMATMVNIDKMPVIDEIYNLSKELANTCIENKDEISPCEFNIKKEITFGEISKNINIKVFEKEEGKKLLGPSILNEIYVYDGNIIGIPESFEGVKEEFKEFLQNGKDKGIATNITYIEAISLKIASKIEEALISNTKEFNVKIPIVRSLSDINLKVDDLAMKQIMSNSKVVDVRGPVFLNVNVKIE; this is translated from the coding sequence ATGGCTAATGAAAGAAATAATAAAAATAATAAAAATAATAAAAATGCCCCTAGTAATGGGCGATTTGATAAAGCAGAAGTTTTAAAAATGGCAGAGCAAGACTTTGAGAAAGCTTGGAAAGAAACAAAAGACTTGATAAAGCCTAAAAGGATTTCAAATAGATATCCTAGGTTAAAACCAACTTATGGAAAAACTCACCCTATTAACGATACTATAGAGAGTTTAAGACAGGCTTATTTAAGAATGGGTTTTGAAGAGTATATGAACCCAGTAATTGTTGATGAAAAAGATATTTACAAACAGTTCGGACCTGAAGCAATGGCTGTTTTAGATAGATGCTTTTATCTAGCGGGTTTACCACGACCTGACGTAGGTTTAAGTGACGAAAAAATAAAAGCCATCAAAAACTTAGGCATAGACCTTGATAAAGCGGTTAAAACTGCAGATACTAAAAGTACTAAAAATAAAACGTTAACTGGTAAGGAAGCATTACAAAATATATTGCACGGATATAAAAAAGGAACACTTGATGGGGATGATTTAGTTCTCGAAATATCAAGCGCACTCGAAATATCAAGCGAAATGGGTTTAAAAATCTTGGATGACGTTTTCCCAGAGTTTAAAGAACTTAAAGCGGTAGCTTCAAGTTTAACTTTGAGAAGTCACATGACATCAGGATGGTTTTTAACAGTATCTGATTTAGTTAAAAAAAGAAATACACCTTTTAAATTGTTTTCTATCGATAGATGCTTTAGGAGAGAGCAGAAAGAAGATAAAAGTCACCTTATGACTTACCATTCCGCTTCATGTGCAATTGTTGGTGAAGATATAGATATTAATGACGGTAAATTAATTGCAGAAAGTCTTTTATCACAATTTGGATTTACAAACTTCAAATTCATACCCGATGATAAAAAATCAAAATACTATACTCCAGAAACCCAGACAGAGGTTTATGCTTACCACGAAGAGCTAGGAGAATGGATAGAAGTTGCGACATTTGGTATTTATTCACCTATTGCATTAAGTAAATATGGAATAGACGTTCCAGTAATGAACCTTGGTTTAGGTGTCGAAAGGCTCGCAATGATTAAAGGTAAATTTACAGATGTTAGGGAAATGGTTTACCCTCAATTCTACGAGTATAAATTAAGCGATAGAGATATGGCTACAATGGTAAATATCGATAAAATGCCAGTTATTGATGAAATATATAATTTATCTAAAGAATTGGCAAACACTTGCATCGAAAATAAAGACGAAATTTCACCTTGTGAATTTAACATTAAAAAGGAAATTACATTCGGCGAAATATCCAAAAATATAAACATAAAAGTGTTTGAAAAAGAAGAAGGGAAAAAATTATTGGGTCCTTCAATTTTAAACGAAATTTATGTTTACGATGGAAATATTATCGGAATTCCTGAAAGTTTTGAAGGAGTTAAGGAAGAATTTAAGGAATTTTTACAAAATGGTAAAGATAAAGGAATTGCTACAAACATTACATACATTGAAGCAATTAGCTTAAAAATAGCCTCAAAGATTGAAGAAGCGCTTATAAGCAATACAAAAGAGTTTAACGTTAAAATACCAATCGTTAGAAGCTTAAGCGACATCAATTTAAAAGTTGACGACTTAGCAATGAAGCAAATAATGAGTAATTCGAAAGTAGTGGATGTTAGGGGTCCAGTATTTTTAAATGTAAATGTTAAAATCGAGTAA
- a CDS encoding glycine betaine ABC transporter substrate-binding protein encodes MKYGKILLITLLSLFVVFAGCTTKSDSTTTGDSNTTLNDSIGLNNTDNLNINLNESKNGTKITDVENTNLLKNRTMSIVTTNLPVEVVKREVVKQILESKGYKVTVSQKSTDEMYKAVYSGKADIMLSGSFPTTDSSFVSKYSSNLSRLKENVEDSWNGVAVTKSAYDEGVTSIESLKNHSELFNSTIICLEEGTGLAKHTKSAVSEYGLSNYTIKYVTPKELYKMLDEANAENKDLVFVAWEPSALFEKYPVEKLADSKHVYAGKFDKITTVSRPEMYVWDYEAYRFLKEFQVSKEDANSWAVQYVYEGKSAKEIASKWIDSNQYKVDEWRELLK; translated from the coding sequence TTGAAATACGGTAAAATTTTACTAATTACCTTACTAAGTTTATTTGTGGTATTTGCAGGTTGTACGACCAAATCAGATTCCACCACTACTGGGGATTCAAATACGACGTTAAACGATAGTATAGGTTTAAACAATACGGATAATTTAAATATAAACTTAAATGAAAGTAAAAACGGTACAAAAATTACCGATGTTGAAAATACGAATTTATTAAAAAATAGAACTATGAGTATAGTAACAACCAATTTACCTGTTGAAGTAGTCAAAAGGGAAGTTGTAAAGCAAATATTGGAAAGTAAAGGCTATAAAGTAACCGTTTCCCAAAAATCAACTGACGAAATGTATAAGGCAGTATACTCCGGAAAAGCAGATATTATGCTTTCAGGGTCATTCCCTACAACAGACAGTTCATTTGTAAGTAAATACAGCAGTAATTTAAGTAGATTAAAAGAAAATGTGGAAGACTCCTGGAATGGTGTCGCAGTTACCAAATCTGCATACGATGAAGGCGTAACATCCATTGAATCTTTGAAAAATCACTCTGAATTATTCAATAGCACCATAATATGTCTTGAAGAAGGCACCGGATTAGCAAAACATACCAAATCTGCAGTATCAGAATACGGATTATCAAATTACACTATAAAATACGTAACTCCTAAGGAATTATACAAAATGTTGGACGAAGCTAACGCAGAAAATAAAGATTTAGTTTTCGTAGCTTGGGAACCTTCAGCTTTATTTGAAAAATACCCTGTTGAAAAATTAGCAGATAGTAAACACGTTTACGCAGGTAAATTCGATAAAATAACAACTGTTTCAAGACCTGAAATGTATGTTTGGGATTATGAAGCATACAGATTCTTAAAAGAGTTCCAGGTTTCAAAAGAAGATGCCAACAGCTGGGCTGTTCAATATGTTTATGAAGGTAAGTCCGCTAAAGAAATTGCATCAAAATGGATTGATTCTAATCAATATAAGGTTGATGAATGGAGAGAATTATTAAAATAA
- a CDS encoding AzlC family ABC transporter permease, whose amino-acid sequence MRNKTTNNENMDGNKSKSKTYKGYKKYLYFKKYKNDEKYSKYHSYFEGFEDAIPISIGYIPIAVAFGILAKSIGIPDYICILMSVIVFAGASQFIGVNLIALGSSSFEIIITTFILNLRHLLLSSSLSQQMDYRHKSRKFLSALSFGITDESFVVASLKNTKNNRNNNHTDDLGNIVPKKLCPEYVLSLNLIGFMAWVFGTFLGVYVAEGLPSSVQSCLGIALYAMFIGLLIPAIKDSRKVLKIVIVALIVGSSINLVNSMILSNYLSVGWIIIFSTLISALISAYAFPKKDK is encoded by the coding sequence ATGCGAAATAAAACTACAAATAATGAAAATATGGATGGAAACAAAAGTAAAAGTAAGACTTATAAAGGATATAAGAAATATTTATATTTTAAAAAATATAAAAATGATGAAAAATATAGTAAATACCATAGCTATTTTGAAGGATTTGAAGATGCAATACCAATATCCATTGGTTACATACCCATAGCAGTTGCTTTTGGAATATTGGCGAAATCTATAGGTATTCCAGACTATATATGTATATTAATGTCCGTTATTGTATTTGCAGGTGCAAGTCAATTTATAGGGGTAAATCTAATTGCTTTGGGTTCTTCATCTTTTGAAATAATAATCACGACTTTTATATTAAATTTAAGGCATTTATTGCTATCCTCATCATTATCTCAACAGATGGATTATCGACACAAATCTAGAAAGTTTTTAAGTGCACTATCTTTTGGTATAACTGACGAATCTTTCGTAGTCGCTTCATTAAAAAACACTAAAAATAACAGAAATAATAACCATACAGATGATTTGGGTAATATAGTCCCTAAAAAGCTATGTCCTGAATACGTATTATCTTTAAATCTAATTGGATTTATGGCATGGGTTTTCGGAACATTTTTAGGGGTTTACGTGGCAGAAGGGTTGCCTTCCTCCGTCCAATCTTGTTTGGGTATTGCATTATATGCGATGTTCATTGGTTTATTAATTCCCGCAATTAAAGACTCTCGAAAAGTATTAAAAATAGTTATAGTCGCTTTAATAGTTGGTTCTTCAATTAATTTGGTAAATTCGATGATTTTATCGAATTATCTATCGGTTGGTTGGATAATTATCTTTTCTACGTTGATATCTGCACTAATTAGCGCATATGCCTTTCCAAAAAAAGATAAATAG
- a CDS encoding MerR family transcriptional regulator yields MSRLKISIGQFSRMTNLTKRALRYYDEKGLLVPEKNIVTNYRYYTVDDFKKGIKINSLVKVGFNVEDVKNILEAEAQGNMGYVKAKLKERCNEVTEEITKLESIKRMLLNSDSILEVVKMTSEPVIKTIPQMRVISKREIGSYGTVCQKLIAELMHTIYSAENRKNDIKIMGPPMMLCYDGEYMEEGANIEMAIPVSGKIEISDEEMELKQLPKVEVISLIHKGPYENSSFSSSYAKIFEYAEKNDLKLVIPDREIYLNNPMDTLPENLETEIQYPFIREN; encoded by the coding sequence ATGAGTCGACTCAAAATATCAATAGGGCAATTCTCACGTATGACAAATTTAACTAAGCGAGCACTTCGATATTATGATGAAAAAGGTCTTTTAGTACCTGAAAAAAACATCGTTACTAATTACCGGTACTATACAGTTGACGATTTTAAAAAGGGGATTAAAATCAACTCTCTTGTAAAAGTTGGCTTTAATGTGGAAGACGTTAAAAATATACTCGAAGCAGAAGCGCAAGGAAATATGGGTTACGTGAAAGCAAAATTAAAAGAAAGATGTAACGAAGTTACTGAAGAAATAACTAAATTAGAAAGTATTAAACGTATGCTTTTAAATTCAGACTCAATATTGGAGGTTGTTAAAATGACTAGCGAACCAGTGATTAAAACCATTCCACAAATGCGGGTAATTTCCAAAAGAGAAATTGGTAGTTATGGCACCGTTTGCCAAAAATTAATTGCAGAGCTAATGCACACAATATATAGCGCCGAAAACCGTAAAAATGATATTAAAATAATGGGTCCGCCGATGATGTTGTGTTATGACGGAGAATATATGGAAGAAGGTGCAAACATTGAAATGGCGATTCCCGTATCTGGAAAAATCGAGATAAGTGACGAAGAAATGGAGTTAAAACAACTCCCTAAAGTTGAAGTTATTTCACTTATACATAAAGGACCATATGAAAACTCGTCATTTAGTTCTAGCTATGCGAAAATTTTTGAATATGCTGAAAAAAACGATTTGAAACTTGTAATACCGGATAGGGAAATATACCTTAATAATCCGATGGATACATTACCAGAAAATCTTGAAACAGAAATTCAATACCCATTTATTAGAGAAAATTAA
- the selD gene encoding selenide, water dikinase SelD has translation MSFKDVKLTEMVELHGUACKLPNTELEVLVKGIVDEKDIKNAKVGLGDDSSVIIRNGMAIAKTVDVFTPIVDDPYTQGKIAACNSTSDIYAMGLLDVIGVLVIMGIPMNLPIEAAREMLRGFQDFCRDNETSIIGGHTILNPVPIIGGSVTGIGKEEDVLMKSGAKPNSTLILTKPLGNQTAMALSRVTDEYLDMLDLDKSEITRIVDFAVELMTLSNRKALLVLRELEDELGIKIANSMTDVTGFGILGHSQEMAEQSGVNIIIDALPIIKGTDELASMFGHALMTGKGAETAGGLLISVDSKYADDLIKKLHDNDSYAFKVGKVVEIGISDENSNTDNKTNQSNDIKQGKAQLSDDFNVINV, from the coding sequence ATGAGCTTTAAAGACGTTAAGTTAACAGAAATGGTAGAATTACACGGTTGAGCTTGTAAATTACCAAATACTGAGCTTGAAGTACTTGTTAAAGGTATAGTAGATGAAAAAGATATTAAGAATGCTAAAGTAGGTTTAGGTGACGATTCTTCCGTTATAATCAGAAACGGAATGGCAATTGCCAAAACAGTTGACGTATTTACGCCTATTGTAGATGACCCTTATACGCAGGGAAAAATAGCAGCTTGTAACTCCACGAGCGACATTTACGCAATGGGGCTACTAGACGTAATTGGGGTACTAGTAATAATGGGAATACCTATGAATCTCCCGATTGAAGCCGCAAGGGAAATGTTAAGAGGTTTCCAAGACTTTTGCAGAGACAATGAAACATCTATTATAGGCGGTCACACTATATTGAACCCTGTACCCATAATTGGCGGTTCTGTAACTGGCATAGGTAAAGAAGAAGACGTTTTGATGAAATCTGGTGCAAAACCCAATAGTACTCTTATCTTAACAAAACCTCTTGGAAATCAAACTGCTATGGCGTTATCTCGTGTTACTGACGAATATTTGGATATGTTAGACTTGGATAAATCCGAAATTACTAGAATTGTTGATTTTGCGGTTGAATTAATGACTTTATCCAACAGAAAGGCACTTTTAGTCTTAAGAGAACTTGAGGATGAATTGGGTATAAAAATAGCTAATTCAATGACTGATGTAACCGGTTTTGGCATATTAGGACATTCTCAAGAAATGGCGGAGCAAAGTGGCGTAAATATTATAATCGACGCATTACCTATCATTAAAGGTACTGACGAATTGGCATCTATGTTTGGACACGCTTTAATGACTGGTAAGGGTGCTGAAACAGCCGGCGGGTTGTTAATTTCAGTAGATTCAAAATATGCAGACGATTTAATTAAAAAACTCCACGATAACGATTCATACGCTTTTAAAGTAGGTAAAGTTGTCGAAATAGGAATTAGTGACGAAAATAGCAATACTGATAATAAAACAAATCAATCAAATGACATAAAACAAGGAAAAGCTCAACTATCCGATGATTTTAATGTAATCAACGTTTAA
- a CDS encoding putative quinol monooxygenase, translating to MINPVKIIAKHYIKKENLDDYIDGCVEARKKAEKGDGYISVRYFQDVMDEHIIVMSAEWENMDKLEKYVASKEYREISDSLSKYYSKKAEVNFYREI from the coding sequence GTGATAAATCCTGTAAAAATCATAGCAAAACATTATATTAAAAAAGAAAATTTGGACGATTATATTGATGGTTGTGTGGAAGCAAGAAAGAAAGCTGAAAAAGGCGACGGTTATATATCTGTAAGGTATTTTCAAGACGTGATGGATGAACATATAATAGTAATGAGCGCAGAATGGGAAAATATGGATAAATTAGAAAAATATGTAGCTTCAAAAGAGTATAGAGAAATTTCTGATTCATTATCAAAATATTATTCGAAAAAAGCAGAAGTAAATTTCTACAGGGAAATTTAA
- the taw2 gene encoding tRNA(Phe) (4-demethylwyosine(37)-C(7)) aminocarboxypropyltransferase Taw2, producing the protein MTDIKKLKYQKIGDILIVKNDLNESEIKELVKRTNCKTILKYETHITGDLRVPTTKILYGTETETINKEHGCLFSIDASKIMWSMGNLEERKRIANKSNSDEIIVDMFAGIGYFTIPLAKYSKPKKIYALELNPNSYHYLCKNVKLNKVEDIVVPINLDNRNFHFHKNNNNNNIKADRILMGYVVKTNEFLEKAFQLLGNNGTIHYHDTVPEKLIESRPIEQLKSIGSIYGFELQKYEIVRIKKYSPGVWHIVVDAKFKKIDIV; encoded by the coding sequence ATGACTGACATTAAAAAATTAAAATATCAAAAAATAGGAGACATATTAATTGTAAAAAATGATTTAAACGAATCAGAAATAAAAGAACTAGTAAAAAGAACTAATTGTAAAACAATTTTAAAATATGAAACGCATATAACCGGTGATTTGAGAGTTCCTACAACCAAAATATTATATGGCACCGAAACAGAGACGATAAACAAAGAACACGGCTGTTTATTTAGTATTGATGCTTCAAAAATTATGTGGAGTATGGGAAATCTCGAAGAAAGAAAAAGGATTGCAAATAAATCAAATAGCGATGAAATAATCGTTGATATGTTCGCAGGTATTGGTTACTTTACAATACCACTTGCAAAATATTCAAAACCCAAAAAAATTTATGCTTTGGAGTTAAATCCTAATTCATATCATTATTTGTGCAAAAATGTCAAATTAAACAAAGTTGAAGATATTGTCGTACCTATTAACCTCGATAATCGAAATTTTCATTTTCATAAAAATAACAATAACAATAATATAAAAGCAGACAGGATTTTAATGGGCTATGTTGTTAAAACAAATGAATTTTTGGAAAAAGCATTCCAATTATTAGGGAATAATGGAACTATACACTATCACGACACAGTACCAGAAAAACTTATAGAAAGTCGCCCTATTGAACAGCTGAAATCTATTGGAAGCATTTACGGGTTTGAACTTCAAAAATACGAAATTGTGCGCATAAAAAAATACTCGCCTGGAGTTTGGCATATTGTCGTCGATGCAAAATTCAAAAAAATTGATATAGTTTAA